A part of Streptomyces sp. NBC_01451 genomic DNA contains:
- a CDS encoding WhiB family transcriptional regulator, whose product MDWRHNAVCREEDPELFFPIGNTGPALLQIEEAKAVCRRCPVMEQCLQWALESGQDSGVWGGLSEDERRAMKRRAARNRARQATA is encoded by the coding sequence ATGGACTGGCGTCACAACGCCGTTTGCCGCGAGGAAGACCCGGAACTCTTCTTCCCCATCGGCAACACCGGTCCTGCGCTGCTGCAGATCGAGGAAGCCAAGGCCGTCTGCCGCCGCTGCCCCGTCATGGAGCAGTGCTTGCAGTGGGCGCTTGAGTCCGGCCAGGACTCCGGCGTCTGGGGTGGTCTCAGCGAGGACGAGCGCCGTGCCATGAAGCGTCGCGCCGCCCGCAACCGGGCCCGCCAGGCAACCGCCTGA
- a CDS encoding sensor histidine kinase, whose amino-acid sequence MPSMNELVRQHTALSDSDLEWLHLLVSEWQLLSDLSFADLVLWVPTSDGTRYVSVAQMRPNTGPTSYQDDMVGHLVPRGRRPMLDAALDEGRIVREGDPEWREEVPVRVESIPVRREGRVLGVIARNTNLLTVRTPSRLELTYLQSASDLAQMIAAGSFPFSNQVVDMDASPRVGDGLIRLDADGIVQYASPNALSAYHRLGLAADLVGHHLGVTTAELAPSRGPVDEALSKVASGWAPREFEIESVDGVIQFRAIPLKPKGTRIGSLVLLRDVTELRRRERELITKDATIREIHHRVKNNLQTVAALLRLQARRIESERGREALEEAVRRVGSIAIVHETLSQNLDERVEFDEIADRVLAMVSEISPGTVTGRRTGRFGILDAEVATPLSMVLTEILQNALEHGFGPGDTGSVEVSAVRGGTSKEARLLVTVQDDGVGLPEGFDPHRSGNLGLQIVRTLVEGELGGTFDMVPAPERGTQVILDIPVRANK is encoded by the coding sequence GTGCCCTCCATGAACGAACTCGTACGCCAGCACACCGCCCTCAGCGACTCCGACCTGGAGTGGCTGCACCTGCTGGTGTCGGAGTGGCAACTGCTCTCCGACCTCTCCTTCGCCGACCTCGTCCTGTGGGTCCCCACGAGCGACGGCACCCGCTATGTCTCGGTCGCCCAGATGCGGCCCAACACCGGCCCGACCTCGTACCAGGACGACATGGTCGGCCACCTCGTACCCCGTGGCCGCCGCCCCATGCTGGACGCCGCCCTGGACGAGGGCCGGATCGTGCGCGAGGGCGACCCGGAATGGCGCGAAGAGGTCCCTGTCCGCGTCGAGTCGATCCCCGTGCGCCGGGAGGGACGCGTCCTCGGGGTCATCGCGCGCAACACCAACCTCCTCACCGTCCGGACCCCGAGCCGACTGGAGCTGACGTATCTCCAGAGCGCCTCCGACCTGGCCCAGATGATCGCCGCCGGATCGTTCCCCTTCTCCAATCAGGTGGTCGACATGGACGCCTCGCCGCGGGTCGGCGACGGACTGATCCGGCTCGACGCCGACGGCATCGTCCAGTACGCCTCGCCCAACGCGCTGTCCGCCTACCACCGCCTCGGCCTCGCCGCCGACCTCGTCGGCCACCACCTGGGCGTGACCACCGCCGAGCTCGCTCCGTCCCGGGGCCCGGTGGACGAGGCGCTCTCCAAGGTCGCCAGCGGCTGGGCGCCGCGCGAGTTCGAGATCGAGTCCGTCGACGGGGTCATCCAGTTCCGCGCCATTCCCCTCAAGCCCAAGGGCACGCGCATCGGTTCGCTCGTCCTGCTCCGGGACGTCACCGAACTGCGCCGCCGCGAGCGAGAGTTGATCACCAAGGACGCGACCATCCGGGAGATCCACCACCGGGTCAAGAACAACCTCCAGACGGTGGCCGCCCTGCTGCGCCTCCAGGCCCGGCGTATCGAGTCGGAGCGCGGGCGCGAGGCCCTGGAGGAAGCCGTGCGGCGGGTCGGGTCCATCGCGATCGTGCACGAGACGCTCTCCCAGAACCTGGACGAACGCGTGGAGTTCGACGAGATCGCCGACCGTGTGCTCGCGATGGTCTCCGAGATCTCGCCGGGCACGGTCACCGGCCGGCGCACCGGGCGCTTCGGCATCCTGGACGCGGAGGTCGCGACCCCGCTCTCCATGGTGCTGACCGAGATCCTGCAGAACGCCCTGGAGCACGGCTTCGGACCGGGCGACACCGGCTCGGTCGAGGTCTCGGCGGTCCGCGGCGGCACGAGCAAGGAGGCCCGCCTCCTCGTCACCGTCCAGGACGACGGCGTGGGCCTGCCCGAGGGCTTCGACCCGCACCGCTCCGGCAACCTCGGCCTGCAGATCGTACGGACGCTGGTCGAGGGGGAGTTGGGCGGCACCTTCGACATGGTGCCGGCGCCCGAGCGGGGTACGCAGGTGATCCTCGACATCCCGGTGCGCGCCAACAAGTAG
- the nagB gene encoding glucosamine-6-phosphate deaminase, which produces MEVVIVPDAKAGGELIAGAMAQLLRHKPTALLGVATGSTPLPIYQALAAQVGSGAVEVSRARIAQLDEYVGLPADHPESYRSVLRREVLEPLGIGMDAFMGPDGTAEDVRGACEAYDRALAEAGGVDLQLLGIGTDGHIGFNEPCSSLRSRTRIKTLTEQTRIDNARFFDGDIGQVPHHVITQGIGTILEARHLVLLATGEGKADAVAATVEGPVAAVCPASALQLHPHATVVVDEGAASKLKLADYFRHTFVNKPDWQGI; this is translated from the coding sequence GTGGAAGTTGTCATCGTTCCGGACGCCAAGGCGGGTGGCGAGCTCATCGCCGGGGCCATGGCACAGCTGCTCCGGCACAAGCCGACCGCCCTGCTCGGCGTGGCCACCGGTTCGACGCCGCTGCCCATCTACCAGGCGCTCGCGGCCCAGGTGGGTTCCGGTGCGGTGGAGGTGTCCCGGGCGCGGATAGCCCAGCTCGACGAGTACGTGGGACTGCCGGCCGACCATCCGGAGTCGTACCGTTCGGTGCTGCGGCGCGAGGTGCTGGAGCCGCTCGGGATCGGCATGGACGCGTTCATGGGCCCCGACGGGACCGCCGAGGACGTGCGGGGGGCGTGCGAGGCGTACGACAGGGCGCTGGCCGAGGCCGGCGGCGTCGACCTGCAGTTGCTGGGGATCGGGACCGACGGACACATCGGGTTCAACGAGCCGTGCTCGTCGCTGCGCTCGCGGACCCGGATCAAGACGCTGACCGAGCAGACCCGGATCGACAACGCGCGGTTCTTCGACGGCGACATCGGTCAGGTGCCGCATCACGTCATCACGCAGGGCATCGGCACGATTCTCGAGGCTCGGCATCTGGTGCTGCTTGCGACTGGCGAGGGTAAGGCCGATGCCGTCGCGGCGACCGTGGAGGGGCCCGTTGCCGCGGTGTGCCCCGCGTCTGCGCTTCAGCTGCATCCGCACGCGACGGTGGTCGTCGACGAGGGTGCGGCTTCGAAGTTGAAGCTTGCGGATTATTTTCGGCACACCTTTGTCAACAAGCCTGACTGGCAGGGGATTTAA
- a CDS encoding glycoside hydrolase family 3 protein, with product MTTLARRPDTLTRDALTVLQPGFTGTTAPDWLLRRLGEGLASVGLFGRNITSPDQLAALTARLRTERDDVLVAIDEEGGDVTRLEVHTGSSFPGNHALGAVDDVELTRQVAYELGHRLRTCGVNLNWAPSADVNSNPANPVIGVRSFGADPELVARHTAAYVTGLQTAGVAACTKHFPGHGDTSVDSHHALPRIDASRSVVLDRELAPFRAAIAAGTRAVMSAHILIPSLDPDRPATLSHPVLTDLLRGELGYTGLIVTDGMEMRAIAGTYGIERGSVLAIAAGADAICVGGGLADDETVRLLRDALVRAVRTGELPEERLADAAERVRTLARWTATPPQEPAARRPADVGLLAARRAVEATYPADSAPFEPLREPPYVAAFTPVANFAVGNETPWGVAAELVRLLPGTRTGTFTGEAAARAALAEAGPSRIVAVVRDEHRHPWMSAALDTLLAARPDTIVVEMGVPQSPRRGAVHLATHGAARVCGRAAAEIITGE from the coding sequence ATGACGACACTCGCCCGCCGCCCCGACACCCTCACCCGGGACGCGCTCACGGTCCTCCAGCCCGGCTTCACCGGCACCACGGCCCCCGACTGGCTGCTCCGCCGCCTCGGCGAAGGCCTGGCCTCCGTGGGCCTGTTCGGCCGCAACATCACATCCCCCGACCAACTGGCCGCCCTCACCGCCCGGTTGCGCACCGAACGCGACGACGTCCTGGTCGCGATCGACGAGGAGGGCGGTGACGTCACCCGCCTGGAGGTCCACACCGGTTCCTCCTTCCCCGGCAACCACGCCCTGGGCGCGGTCGACGACGTCGAGCTGACCCGGCAGGTGGCGTACGAACTCGGCCACCGTCTCCGGACCTGCGGGGTCAACCTCAACTGGGCCCCGTCGGCGGACGTCAACTCCAACCCCGCCAACCCCGTCATCGGTGTCCGCTCCTTCGGCGCCGACCCGGAACTGGTCGCCCGCCACACCGCGGCATACGTCACCGGCCTCCAGACGGCGGGCGTCGCCGCCTGCACGAAGCACTTCCCGGGCCACGGCGACACGTCGGTCGACTCCCACCACGCCCTCCCGCGCATCGACGCGAGCCGCTCGGTGGTGCTCGACCGTGAACTCGCCCCCTTCCGCGCCGCGATCGCCGCCGGCACCAGGGCGGTGATGAGCGCCCACATCCTGATCCCGTCGCTGGATCCCGACCGCCCGGCCACCCTCTCCCACCCCGTCCTCACGGACCTCCTGCGCGGCGAACTCGGCTACACCGGGCTGATCGTCACCGACGGCATGGAGATGCGGGCCATCGCGGGCACCTACGGCATCGAACGCGGCAGCGTCCTCGCCATCGCCGCCGGTGCCGACGCCATCTGCGTGGGCGGCGGCCTCGCGGACGACGAGACGGTACGCCTCCTGCGCGACGCCCTGGTCAGGGCCGTCCGCACGGGCGAACTCCCGGAAGAACGCCTGGCGGACGCGGCGGAACGCGTCCGGACCCTGGCCCGCTGGACGGCGACACCACCGCAGGAGCCCGCCGCCCGGCGGCCCGCCGACGTCGGCCTCCTCGCCGCCCGACGCGCCGTGGAGGCGACGTACCCGGCGGACTCCGCGCCGTTCGAACCCCTCCGCGAACCCCCGTACGTGGCCGCCTTCACCCCCGTGGCGAACTTCGCCGTCGGCAACGAGACCCCGTGGGGTGTGGCGGCCGAGCTGGTACGCCTGCTGCCCGGCACCCGCACCGGTACCTTCACCGGCGAGGCCGCGGCCCGGGCGGCCCTGGCCGAGGCGGGACCGAGCCGCATCGTGGCCGTGGTCCGGGACGAACACCGTCACCCATGGATGTCGGCGGCCCTCGACACCCTCCTCGCCGCCCGCCCCGACACGATCGTCGTCGAGATGGGCGTCCCCCAGTCCCCCCGCCGAGGCGCCGTCCACCTCGCGACCCACGGCGCGGCCCGAGTCTGCGGCCGGGCGGCGGCGGAGATCATCACGGGGGAGTAG
- a CDS encoding carbohydrate ABC transporter permease, whose amino-acid sequence MSGMSAAAPALSRKPRKSKAGWNLLGLLVFLTAGFPVYWMLNTAFKPAKDAIDPDPSLLPTGFTLANFRRALNIADFWGPVGRSLVVSLTVVVIGIVVGMLAALAISRFAFRGRKVVIVGILAVQMVPLVAMIIPVFLLLNDLDQYDRLSGLIITYLTFILPFTVWTLRGFIVNIPKELEEAAMVDGCSRTTAFLRVVFPLLAPGLVATSVYGFIQAWNEYLYALMLMSQKNQTATVWLGNFTTKHGTEYAPMMAGSTMMAVPIVVLFLLVQRKMAAGLTAGAVKG is encoded by the coding sequence ATGAGCGGCATGAGCGCGGCAGCCCCTGCGCTGTCCCGGAAGCCCCGGAAGTCGAAGGCCGGCTGGAACCTGCTGGGCCTGCTCGTCTTCCTGACGGCCGGCTTCCCCGTGTACTGGATGCTGAACACGGCGTTCAAGCCGGCGAAGGACGCGATCGACCCCGACCCGAGCCTGCTGCCGACGGGCTTCACCCTCGCCAACTTCCGCCGCGCGCTGAACATCGCCGACTTCTGGGGCCCGGTCGGCCGCAGCCTCGTCGTGTCCCTGACGGTGGTGGTGATCGGCATCGTCGTGGGCATGCTGGCGGCCCTCGCCATCTCGCGCTTCGCCTTCCGCGGCCGAAAGGTCGTCATCGTCGGCATTTTGGCCGTGCAGATGGTCCCCCTGGTCGCGATGATCATTCCCGTGTTCCTGCTGCTCAACGACCTCGACCAGTACGACCGGCTGTCCGGTTTGATCATCACCTACCTCACCTTCATCCTTCCGTTCACGGTGTGGACCCTGCGCGGCTTCATCGTCAACATCCCGAAGGAACTGGAGGAGGCCGCGATGGTCGACGGCTGCTCCCGCACCACCGCCTTCCTCCGCGTCGTCTTCCCCCTGCTGGCCCCCGGCCTGGTCGCCACCTCGGTCTACGGCTTCATCCAGGCCTGGAACGAGTACCTGTACGCCCTGATGCTGATGAGCCAGAAGAACCAGACCGCCACCGTCTGGCTCGGCAACTTCACCACCAAGCACGGCACCGAGTACGCCCCGATGATGGCCGGTTCCACGATGATGGCCGTGCCGATCGTCGTCCTCTTCCTCCTCGTCCAGCGCAAGATGGCCGCGGGCCTGACCGCGGGCGCCGTGAAGGGATAA
- a CDS encoding carbohydrate ABC transporter permease, whose translation MSAAETTTPAKLPPSTRHTPPTPPPGTDAPPARRTPRATAAIPWALLAPCLLILALVLGYPLVRLVTLSFQKFGQSQLWGFQPAESVGFDNFGKVLGDSEFWDVVVRTIVFAVGCVVLTMVGGMLIALLLQRVSGWMKTLINIVLVAGWGMPIIVATTVFKWLFDSDYGIVNALLSRLPGVELIGHNWFASGPQGLAVIMLLVVWGAVPFVVITLGAGLTQVPKELEEAARLDGAGAWGVFRYVTLPILKPIIVMLTTLSVIWDMGVFPQVFVMRNGHPEAEFQLLTTYSYDRAFAVNDYAQGSAIALLTVVLLLGVVAVYMRQMLKIGDVE comes from the coding sequence ATGAGTGCCGCTGAAACGACAACCCCTGCCAAGCTGCCGCCGTCGACGCGGCACACACCGCCGACCCCGCCGCCCGGCACCGACGCACCACCCGCGAGGCGGACCCCGAGGGCCACCGCCGCGATTCCGTGGGCCCTGCTCGCCCCCTGTCTGCTGATCCTCGCGCTGGTCCTCGGCTATCCCCTCGTACGTCTGGTCACCCTGTCCTTCCAGAAGTTCGGGCAGTCCCAGCTGTGGGGCTTCCAGCCGGCCGAGTCGGTGGGCTTCGACAACTTCGGCAAGGTGCTCGGCGACAGCGAGTTCTGGGACGTCGTCGTCCGCACGATCGTCTTCGCCGTCGGGTGCGTGGTCCTCACGATGGTCGGCGGCATGCTGATCGCCCTGCTGCTCCAGCGGGTGAGCGGCTGGATGAAGACGCTCATCAACATCGTCCTGGTGGCCGGCTGGGGCATGCCGATCATCGTGGCGACCACCGTCTTCAAGTGGCTGTTCGACTCCGACTACGGGATCGTCAACGCGCTGCTGAGCAGGCTGCCCGGCGTCGAGCTGATCGGCCACAACTGGTTCGCGAGCGGACCGCAGGGCCTGGCCGTGATCATGCTGCTCGTCGTCTGGGGCGCGGTGCCGTTCGTGGTCATCACCCTCGGCGCGGGCCTCACCCAGGTCCCGAAGGAACTGGAGGAGGCGGCCCGGCTGGACGGCGCGGGCGCCTGGGGCGTCTTCCGTTACGTCACCCTCCCCATCCTCAAGCCGATCATCGTGATGCTCACGACCCTGTCGGTCATCTGGGACATGGGTGTCTTCCCCCAGGTGTTCGTCATGCGGAACGGCCACCCTGAGGCCGAGTTCCAGCTCCTGACCACCTACTCCTACGACCGGGCCTTCGCCGTCAACGACTACGCCCAGGGCTCGGCGATCGCCCTGCTCACCGTGGTGCTGCTGCTCGGTGTCGTCGCCGTCTACATGCGCCAGATGCTGAAGATCGGAGACGTCGAATGA
- a CDS encoding extracellular solute-binding protein has protein sequence MKRKLIAAIGIAGMMVSIAACGDSDGGGSDNSGADAKELTVWLTVDAQNNWPELVKAADATLTKKHPGIKINHEYYGWPDKNAKLDAVLATDKAPDVVEMGNTEMLGYMVKGAFAPLDPARFDNSAAWLDGLKASVTYDGRTYGVPYYAGGRVANWRKDVAASVGVKSVPKTYAELTSALDKIQKKEGDKYNAWYQPTRDWYAAMSFVYDAGGSIAEESGGQWKASLSSPESVKGLTEFKNVIDKYMHGDKTKDESDRYIVYGQGKTSMIFAAAWEGATAETPENDKTGKLKGNTENFVMPGPSGKNMPVFLGGSDLAVPVKSKAQTLAAEWINAYTGPSGQKGLIAKGNLPNNKTDLATLKSDPATAVPATAAESNWFVPMAPGWGQVEKAQILQTMLQSIGTGKKSVEAAAKEADAAIDKVINVK, from the coding sequence GTGAAGCGCAAGCTGATAGCCGCGATCGGTATCGCGGGCATGATGGTCTCCATCGCGGCATGCGGGGACAGTGATGGCGGCGGCTCGGACAACTCGGGCGCTGACGCCAAGGAGCTGACCGTCTGGCTGACCGTGGACGCGCAGAACAACTGGCCGGAGCTGGTGAAGGCCGCCGACGCCACCCTGACGAAGAAGCACCCCGGGATCAAGATCAACCACGAGTACTACGGCTGGCCCGACAAGAACGCCAAGCTCGACGCCGTCCTCGCCACGGACAAGGCCCCCGACGTTGTCGAGATGGGCAACACCGAGATGCTCGGCTACATGGTCAAGGGCGCCTTCGCCCCCCTGGACCCGGCTAGGTTCGACAACTCGGCAGCCTGGCTGGACGGCCTCAAGGCCTCCGTCACCTACGACGGCAGGACGTACGGCGTTCCTTACTACGCCGGTGGCCGCGTCGCCAACTGGCGCAAGGACGTGGCGGCCTCGGTCGGCGTCAAGTCCGTGCCGAAGACGTACGCCGAACTCACCTCCGCCCTGGACAAGATCCAGAAGAAGGAGGGCGACAAGTACAACGCCTGGTACCAGCCCACCCGTGACTGGTACGCCGCCATGTCCTTCGTCTACGACGCCGGCGGCTCGATCGCCGAGGAGTCGGGCGGCCAGTGGAAGGCGAGCCTCTCCTCCCCGGAGTCCGTCAAGGGCCTCACCGAGTTCAAGAACGTCATCGACAAGTACATGCACGGCGACAAGACCAAGGATGAGTCCGACCGCTACATCGTCTACGGCCAGGGCAAGACGAGCATGATCTTCGCCGCCGCCTGGGAGGGCGCGACCGCCGAGACGCCGGAGAACGACAAGACCGGCAAGCTCAAGGGCAACACCGAGAACTTCGTGATGCCCGGCCCGTCCGGCAAGAACATGCCGGTCTTCCTGGGCGGCTCGGACCTCGCCGTCCCGGTGAAGTCGAAGGCGCAGACGCTCGCCGCCGAGTGGATCAACGCCTACACCGGACCGAGCGGCCAGAAGGGCCTGATCGCCAAGGGCAACCTGCCCAACAACAAGACCGACCTAGCCACCCTCAAGAGCGACCCGGCGACGGCGGTCCCGGCCACGGCGGCCGAGTCCAACTGGTTCGTGCCGATGGCACCGGGCTGGGGCCAGGTCGAGAAGGCCCAGATCCTGCAGACCATGTTGCAGAGCATCGGCACCGGCAAGAAGTCGGTCGAGGCCGCCGCGAAGGAAGCGGACGCGGCGATCGACAAGGTCATCAACGTCAAGTAG
- a CDS encoding GntR family transcriptional regulator: MSTDVSSAENEGGATVRTARVPKYYRLKKHLLDMTETQSPGTPVPPERTLAAEFDTSRTTVRQALQELVVEGRLERIQGKGTFVAKPKVSQALQLTSYTEDMRAQGLEPTSQLLDIGYITADDALAGLLDITAGGRVLRIERLRMANGEPMAIETTHLSAKRFPALRRSLVKYTSLYTALAEVYDVHLAEAEETIETSLATPREAGLLGTDVGLPMLMLSRHSLDKDGQPVEWVRSVYRGDRYKFVARLKRPID, from the coding sequence ATGAGCACCGACGTGAGCAGTGCGGAGAACGAGGGTGGGGCTACCGTCCGTACCGCGCGCGTGCCCAAGTACTACCGTCTGAAGAAGCATCTGCTCGACATGACGGAGACCCAGTCGCCCGGCACCCCGGTCCCGCCCGAGCGCACGCTGGCGGCGGAGTTCGACACCTCCCGCACCACCGTCCGCCAGGCCCTCCAGGAACTGGTCGTCGAGGGCCGGCTCGAACGCATCCAGGGCAAGGGCACCTTCGTCGCCAAGCCGAAGGTCTCCCAGGCGCTGCAACTCACCTCGTACACGGAGGACATGCGCGCCCAGGGCCTCGAACCCACCTCGCAGCTCCTCGACATCGGCTACATCACCGCCGACGACGCCCTCGCCGGGCTGCTCGACATCACGGCGGGCGGGCGCGTCCTGCGGATCGAGCGGCTGCGGATGGCGAACGGCGAGCCGATGGCCATAGAGACCACCCATCTCTCCGCGAAGCGCTTCCCCGCCCTGCGCAGGTCGCTCGTGAAGTACACGTCCCTCTACACGGCCCTCGCCGAGGTGTACGACGTCCACCTCGCGGAGGCCGAGGAGACCATCGAGACCTCGCTGGCCACCCCGCGCGAGGCCGGTCTGCTCGGCACCGACGTGGGCCTGCCGATGCTGATGCTGTCCCGGCACTCGCTGGACAAGGACGGCCAGCCGGTGGAATGGGTGCGGTCTGTCTATCGGGGCGACCGGTACAAGTTCGTCGCGCGGCTCAAGCGGCCGATCGACTGA
- a CDS encoding DUF3311 domain-containing protein: MPEAPEARQPVTAQPVVTPIRVVIGLCLFAPFVAMLWVGSYAKVDPAFIGIPFFYWYQMLWVLVSTALTMTAYQLWQRDQRARRATSASASAATKDGGASA, encoded by the coding sequence ATGCCAGAAGCGCCTGAGGCGAGACAACCGGTGACAGCACAGCCGGTGGTGACTCCGATCCGCGTCGTCATCGGGCTCTGCCTCTTCGCACCCTTCGTCGCGATGCTGTGGGTGGGCTCGTACGCGAAGGTGGATCCGGCCTTCATCGGCATCCCGTTCTTCTACTGGTACCAGATGCTGTGGGTGCTCGTCTCCACCGCGCTGACGATGACCGCGTACCAGCTCTGGCAGCGTGACCAGCGGGCCCGCAGGGCGACTTCGGCCTCTGCCTCCGCGGCCACCAAGGACGGGGGTGCGTCCGCGTGA
- the mctP gene encoding monocarboxylate uptake permease MctP yields MNDGVNGVALAVFIIFFLAVTVIGFMASRWRRAENENSLDEWGLGGRSFGTWVTWFLLGGDLYTAYTFVAVPAAIYAAGAAGFFAVPYTILVYPLIFTFLPRLWSVSHKHGYVTTSDFVRGRFGSKGLSLAVAVTGILATMPYIALQLVGIQAVLDVMGVGGGENTNWFVKDLPLLIAFGVLAAYTYSSGLRAPALIAFVKDTLIYVVIAVAIIYIPIKLGGFDEVFGAASEKYTAAKAGALIPAEAGQWTYATLALGSALALFMYPHSITATLSSRSREVIRRNTTILPLYSLMLGLLALLGFMAIAAGVKVTNPQLAIPQLFEDMFPSWFAGVAFAAIGIGALVPAAIMSIAAANLFTRNIYKDFLKPDATPEQETKVSKLVSLLVKVGALIFVLTMDKTVAINFQLLGGIWILQTFPSLVGGLFTRWFHRWALLAGWAVGMLYGTLAAYGVASPTQKHFGGSSKEIPGIGEIGYIGLTAFVLNVAVTVVLTFVLKALKAPDGVDETKPADYTADAGDPGVAVELPSATAGSAH; encoded by the coding sequence GTGAACGACGGAGTGAACGGCGTGGCACTCGCCGTCTTCATCATCTTCTTCCTGGCCGTCACGGTCATCGGCTTCATGGCCTCCCGCTGGCGCAGGGCCGAGAACGAGAACAGCCTCGACGAATGGGGCCTGGGCGGCCGGTCGTTCGGCACCTGGGTCACCTGGTTCCTGCTCGGCGGCGACCTCTACACGGCGTACACCTTCGTGGCCGTACCGGCGGCGATCTACGCGGCGGGCGCGGCCGGCTTCTTCGCGGTGCCGTACACGATCCTGGTGTACCCCCTGATCTTCACGTTCCTGCCCCGCCTGTGGTCGGTCTCCCACAAGCACGGATACGTGACGACCTCGGACTTCGTACGCGGCCGCTTCGGCTCGAAGGGCCTGTCGCTGGCGGTGGCGGTCACCGGCATCCTCGCGACCATGCCGTACATCGCGCTCCAACTGGTCGGCATCCAGGCGGTCCTCGACGTGATGGGCGTCGGCGGCGGCGAGAACACGAACTGGTTCGTGAAGGACCTCCCGCTGCTGATCGCGTTCGGCGTGCTGGCGGCCTACACGTACTCCTCCGGTCTGCGGGCCCCCGCCCTGATCGCGTTCGTGAAGGACACGCTGATCTACGTCGTCATCGCGGTGGCGATCATCTACATCCCGATCAAACTGGGCGGGTTCGACGAGGTCTTCGGCGCGGCGAGCGAGAAGTACACCGCCGCCAAGGCGGGCGCCCTGATCCCGGCCGAGGCCGGACAGTGGACCTACGCCACGCTGGCGCTGGGTTCCGCGCTCGCGCTGTTCATGTACCCGCACTCGATCACGGCGACGCTGTCCTCCCGGAGCCGTGAGGTGATCCGCCGCAACACCACGATCCTGCCGCTGTACTCCCTGATGCTCGGGCTGCTCGCGCTGCTGGGCTTCATGGCGATCGCGGCCGGGGTCAAGGTCACCAACCCCCAGCTGGCGATCCCGCAGCTCTTCGAGGACATGTTCCCGTCCTGGTTCGCGGGGGTGGCCTTCGCGGCGATCGGCATCGGGGCCCTCGTCCCGGCGGCCATCATGTCCATCGCGGCGGCCAACCTCTTCACCCGCAACATCTACAAGGACTTCCTCAAGCCCGACGCGACACCCGAGCAGGAGACCAAGGTCTCCAAACTGGTCTCGCTCCTGGTGAAGGTGGGCGCGCTGATCTTCGTCCTGACCATGGACAAGACCGTCGCCATCAACTTCCAGCTCCTGGGCGGCATCTGGATCCTCCAGACCTTCCCGTCCCTCGTCGGCGGCCTGTTCACCCGCTGGTTCCACCGCTGGGCCCTGCTGGCCGGCTGGGCGGTCGGCATGCTGTACGGCACGCTGGCTGCGTACGGGGTCGCGTCCCCGACGCAGAAGCACTTCGGCGGCAGCTCGAAGGAGATCCCGGGGATCGGCGAGATCGGCTACATCGGTCTGACGGCGTTCGTCCTGAACGTCGCCGTCACGGTGGTCCTCACCTTCGTGCTGAAGGCGCTGAAGGCCCCGGACGGCGTGGACGAGACGAAGCCGGCGGACTACACGGCGGACGCGGGGGATCCGGGCGTGGCGGTGGAACTGCCGTCGGCGACGGCGGGTTCCGCGCACTGA